The window CATAGCTTAGAACCGATGGATTTCCAGGCTTCTTCCGCTGACTTTGACGAGTCCCTGGATGCCATGCCGGTCACAGAGATTTGAAATAGGTACCTTGTTGATCAGGTGCTCACGCAAAATAGCGGTCTTCTCCTGAGCCGTGTGATTTTTGCGCTTCTTGGGCATCAAAACTCCTCCTTTTGGTCGCTATCATATGTAGCTTATCCAAAAGTTGGAATTGTCCGTTTCCAGCTGAGGCAAAACAGTACAAGGGGAAGCCGATCCGGCAGGTCAGCACAAAAGCGTGGTACGCTGCCTTGAAGCGAGCCGGGATTGAAAATTTTCGGTGGCATGATCTGCGGCACACCTGGGCGAGCTGGCATGTTCAGGCGGGAACGCCGCTGCACATTCTAAAAGAGCTTGGCGGGTGGGAAACGGAGGAGATGGTGGCGAGATATGCGCACCTGGGTGCAAGCCATCT is drawn from Magnetococcales bacterium and contains these coding sequences:
- a CDS encoding transposase, coding for MPKKRKNHTAQEKTAILREHLINKVPISNLCDRHGIQGLVKVSGRSLEIHRF
- a CDS encoding tyrosine-type recombinase/integrase; the encoded protein is MVAIICSLSKSWNCPFPAEAKQYKGKPIRQVSTKAWYAALKRAGIENFRWHDLRHTWASWHVQAGTPLHILKELGGWETEEMVARYAHLGASHLKQYTSQVEGIEDTTKSQGHLRLVG